In Denticeps clupeoides chromosome 1, fDenClu1.1, whole genome shotgun sequence, a single window of DNA contains:
- the LOC114794989 gene encoding type-1 angiotensin II receptor-like, whose protein sequence is MSNHTTSRNCTDAPIDLTLPFVPTVDCLANRKYIGSILPPLFYILSLLGTIGNLCSLRVCLRPSRPWSIGSVGMLNIALCDLAYLVSMVPWAVCMSADYDWTMGYPLCIVVKVLYFVGLTSSTLFISAVSIDRYLAITYPIALRMVRTPRNSALVSLLLWAVTGVLVYLNYPNIVYLHNRDVPICGVVVVSSFNSVDATYNLLSYYSLQVSLPLLLVVPSYIKIMARVKQLRKQWGPGSVQGRDKALWLIYLCVANFLMCWVPGQLLDIISCVVFFTVDDCTNTCKVANIVNVLVEASQLLSSLNACLDPFLFHMNHDLGEVAWKAWAWSMHWGSKWSCWCNKEDLRSPPVET, encoded by the coding sequence ATGAGCAACCACACAACTTCAAGAAACTGCACCGACGCCCCCATCGACTTAACGCTGCCATTTGTGCCGACTGTGGACTGCTTGGCCAACCGCAAATACATCGGCAGCATCTTACCCCCCTTATTCTACATTCTGTCCCTGCTGGGCACCATCGGGAATCTGTGCAGCCTGCGCGTGTGTCTTCGGCCCTCTCGCCCCTGGAGCATCGGGTCTGTCGGGATGCTGAACATTGCCCTGTGCGACTTGGCTTACCTCGTCTCCATGGTCCCCTGGGCGGTGTGCATGAGTGCCGACTACGACTGGACCATGGGTTATCCGCTCTGCATCGTGGTCAAGGTCCTCTATTTTGTCGGCTTGACGTCCAGCACCTTGTTCATCTCCGCTGTCAGCATCGATCGCTACCTGGCCATCACGTACCCGATAGCGTTGAGGATGGTCCGTACCCCCCGCAATTCTGCACTCGTGTCCTTGCTTCTGTGGGCCGTAACGGGCGTGCTTGTTTACCTGAACTATCCGAACATTGTTTACCTGCATAATCGGGACGTCCCCATCTgcggggtggtggtggtgtccaGTTTTAATTCTGTGGATGCCACCTACAACCTCCTCTCCTACTACTCCTTACAGGTTTCCTTACCCCTTCTGCTGGTCGTCCCATCATATATAAAGATCATGGCTCGCGTGAAGCAGCTGCGGAAGCAGTGGGGTCCAGGGAGCGTCCAGGGCCGTGACAAGGCTCTCTGGCTGATATATCTGTGTGTTGCCAATTTCCTCATGTGCTGGGTGCCAGGACAGCTGCTGGACATCATCTCTTGCGTAGTCTTTTTCACTGTGGATGACTGCACGAACACGTGCAAGGTGGCCAACATTGTGAATGTGCTGGTGGAGGCCTCGCAGTTGCTAAGTTCTTTAAACGCATGTCTGGACCCCTTCCTTTTTCACATGAACCATGATCTGGGAGAGGTGGCGTGGAAGGCTTGGGCGTGGTCGATGCACTGGGGAAGCAAGTGGTCATGCTGGTGCAACAAGGAGGATTTGAGAAGTCCCCCGGTTGAGACTTAG